DNA from Paraburkholderia sp. BL10I2N1:
CGGCGCATGGCTTGGCATGATCGGTGGCGGCCAGCTAGGCCGCATGTTCTGCTTTGCCGCCCAGGCGATGGGCTATCGCGTCGCCGTGCTCGATCCGGACGAAAACAGTCCGGCGGGTGCCGTGGCGGACCGGCACCTGCGCGCCGCTTACGACGACGAGGCCTCGCTTACCGAACTCGGACGTCTGTGCGCGGCGGTATCGACGGAGTTCGAGAATGTCCCCGCGGCGAGCCTCGACTTCCTCGCGCGCACCACCTTCGTGAGCCCTGCGGGCCGGTGCGTTGCCGTTGCGCAGGACCGCATCGCAGAGAAGCGCTTTATCGCGTCGTCGGGCGTTGCGGTGGCGCCGCATGTCGTGATCGAGTCGTCGGCCGCGCTTGAAGCTATCGGCGATGCGAAGCTCGAAGCTGTATTGCCCGGCATCCTCAAGACTGCGCGGCTTGGCTACGACGGCAAAGGCCAGATCCGCGTGCGCAATGCCGAGGAAGTGCGCGAGGCGCATGCGTCGCTCGGCGGCGTGGCATGCGTGCTGGAAAAGCGGCTGCCCCTCAAGTTCGAGGTGTCGGCGCTGATTGCGCGGGCGGCTAACGGTGCGTCAGCGGTCTATCCGCTTGCGCAGAATACGCATCGTGACGGCGTGCTGTCGCATACGATCGTACCGGCGCCGGATGCGAGCGCCGCGCTGGTCGGCCAGGCGCAGCAGGCCGCACTGCAGATCGCCGAGAAGCTGGGTTACGTTGGTGTGCTGTGCGTCGAGTTCTTTATTCTGGAAGACGGCTCGCTCGTCGCCAACGAAATGGCGCCGCGGCCGCACAACTCCGGCCATTACACCGTCGATGCATGCGCAACCAGCCAGTTCGAACAGCAGGTCCGGGCGATGACAGGCATGCCGCTAGGCGATACACGCCAGCATTCGCCAGCAGTGATGTTGAACATCCTTGGCGACGTCTGGTTCAAGGACGGCCCGAAGCGCGCGGCCGTCACGCCGCCATGGCATGAAGTCGCCGCAATGTCGGCTGCACGTCTGCATCTGTACGGCAAGGAAGAGGCGCGGCCGGGCCGGAAAATGGGCCACGTGAACTTCACCGCCGCCACGCTCGACGAAGCCCGCACGGCCGCGCGCGATTGTGCGCGGCTCCTGCACATCGCTACGAGCTGAGACCGCTGTCACCATGCCAGACCAACCGAAACAGGCCGACGAATCAATGCCGGTTAGCGTAGAAGAGATCGAGCATGCCGCTGCGCTGCTGGACGCGGGTGAGCTCGTCGCTTTTCCGACCGAGACCGTTTACGGTCTCGGAGGCGACGCGGAGAGCGCCGAAGCGGTGGCGCGCATCTACGCGGCGAAGGGGCGGCCGGCGAATCATCCGGTTATTGTCCATCTTGCGCCGAATGGCGATCCCGGCTATTGGGTCGAACATCTCCCTGCCGAGGCACAGCGGCTCATCGATGCCTTCTGGCCGGGTCCGCTCACGCTGATCCTGAAGCGCGCTGCGCATATTCCGGCGGCCGTGAGCGGTGGACAGGATTCGGTCGGGCTGCGCTGTCCGTCCCATCCGGTCGCGCAGGCAGTGCTTGCTGCATTCAGCGCGCGGCGTGGTGGACACGGCGGTGTCGGGGCGCCGTCGGCGAACCGCTTCGGACATGTAAGCCCGACTACCGCGCAGCACGTGCGCGATGAGTTCGGCAGTTCCATCTACGTGCTCGATGGCGGATCGTCGGACGTCGGGATCGAATCGACGATTCTGGATCTGTCGCGCGGGTTTCCGGCGCTGCTTCGACCCGGACGCGTGACGCCGCAAGAAATCGCCACGGTGCTCGGCGAAATGCCGCGTTTGCTGGACGGTTCAGACGCCACGGCGCCGCGCGCGTCGGGGACCTTGAAGGCGCACTATGCGCCGCGTACGCCTCTTCTGTTGCTGCGCTTTGATGCGATC
Protein-coding regions in this window:
- a CDS encoding 5-(carboxyamino)imidazole ribonucleotide synthase — protein: MNPDNTPVSPILPGAWLGMIGGGQLGRMFCFAAQAMGYRVAVLDPDENSPAGAVADRHLRAAYDDEASLTELGRLCAAVSTEFENVPAASLDFLARTTFVSPAGRCVAVAQDRIAEKRFIASSGVAVAPHVVIESSAALEAIGDAKLEAVLPGILKTARLGYDGKGQIRVRNAEEVREAHASLGGVACVLEKRLPLKFEVSALIARAANGASAVYPLAQNTHRDGVLSHTIVPAPDASAALVGQAQQAALQIAEKLGYVGVLCVEFFILEDGSLVANEMAPRPHNSGHYTVDACATSQFEQQVRAMTGMPLGDTRQHSPAVMLNILGDVWFKDGPKRAAVTPPWHEVAAMSAARLHLYGKEEARPGRKMGHVNFTAATLDEARTAARDCARLLHIATS
- a CDS encoding L-threonylcarbamoyladenylate synthase; this encodes MPDQPKQADESMPVSVEEIEHAAALLDAGELVAFPTETVYGLGGDAESAEAVARIYAAKGRPANHPVIVHLAPNGDPGYWVEHLPAEAQRLIDAFWPGPLTLILKRAAHIPAAVSGGQDSVGLRCPSHPVAQAVLAAFSARRGGHGGVGAPSANRFGHVSPTTAQHVRDEFGSSIYVLDGGSSDVGIESTILDLSRGFPALLRPGRVTPQEIATVLGEMPRLLDGSDATAPRASGTLKAHYAPRTPLLLLRFDAIESLLATRKAHERVALVARASRAGHWAQADGVHFVAAPEDPRVYARELYGLLRALDRADVERILIEKLPDTIEWIAVNDRLGRAAAAFEAQG